One Fusarium musae strain F31 chromosome 6, whole genome shotgun sequence DNA segment encodes these proteins:
- a CDS encoding hypothetical protein (EggNog:ENOG41) → MNDRSVTPYQWQAYRTPEHDEDIFYQPIKGKNGNRTGFGIPIKELPYWKWKKIVNNRRSGINKIVFRGGYQVPARRGDGRAEMVEMQRNFMGMATASLWESVFRQATSLWSMSNAGAAFRGIDPKETTVYILPTSGDEGTGRGSNITWTDVNNAFESLPSSLGTKYIVLENSKTVIDEGLVLYSVNPFLHYSSYVSKDTAEAFGLSSFRPLRPYTNEAGGKLAERMKPRQSDVKTRNKLARNGIVMTRTNGSIGISTTRMLKAAAKRDEASSQKTVMGISAPELARDYLGWGSQNYDTSKSGQDKHTAEWLHISAFSFGGLTDGPKAWETSQIQPNMMLGTWEMNSWMLRCEAAFQALFKLEREFRKGLTNQIEVLGVLRFESFDPPEPNEKSWFDKCDWIHFKMQWELEMQGKSHLLDRDFLAVALTMNPFKRSCFTKGEAMVDMALLKTIFNRKEEGLLRTMSIQTLEAGSGLPIRMGKQDDGRADEVLLTDLETQLVLSHNINRLDSTEGLQSQFLQHRDSLFTADNAEIVEMRIFENPRKGDTVVVGGIPLQNTRLIVPNDQGKYANLPVTVRGANYSGNETGLLLVPAAREGQITVAQASKTKPILILSSSPRLDMEVIEPSIATVSQVAELATQTFGEAGTLAAEDCVLQADVQNLFGIPGLSGELLSIQSSNPQDPIQEKVKPYLSGSADGYIKTLFPSLNSDIVQRLPIDNVEFTYSNKLDDFHNPEGLSLSADITFTGPLSPVNELLQFVYSGNEKNTPPTKLRVKARLSSERNWRAPLELNNFALRGSVDQSLWLGDMIRFRKVGVEVSVISISSLDHDKTTWKLGYGLFGELEICKPSKNGLPLTVKYWMRKIGDTYSLSMALSSPEWTSVFGIENLDESSFMPR, encoded by the exons ATGAATGATCGCAGTGTGACCCCTTACCAGTGGCAGGCTTACCGAACACCAGAACACGATGAGGACATATTTTACCAGCCCATAAAAGGCAAAAACGGCAATCGCACAGGCTTTGGCATACCGATCAAAGAGCTTCCATAttggaagtggaagaagataGTGAATAACCGGCGCTCAGGCATAAACAAGATTGTGTTTCGAGGCGGGTATCAAGTTCCTGCTCGCCGCGGAGATGGTAGGGCGGAGATGGTCGAGATGCAGAGGAACTTCATGGGCATGGCAACCGCCAGTCTCTGGGAGAGTGTATTTCGGCAGGCAACATCATTGTGGAGCATGAGCAATGCAGGAGCTGCGTTCCGTGGTATTGACCCAAAGGAGACTACGGTGTATATCCTGCCAACTTCAGGAGACGAAGGAACTGGCAGAGGATCCAATATTACTTGGACTGACGTGAATAATGCATTCGAGAGCTTACCCAGCAGTCTGGGCACCAAGTATATTGTTTTGGAAAATAGCAAAACTGTTATAGACGAGgggctggtgttg TATTCCGTCAATCCCTTCCTCCACTACAGTTCATACGTTTCCAAGGATACTGCAGAAGCATTTGGATTAAGCTCCTTTCGTCCTTTGAGGCCATATACCAACGAGGCAGGTGGAAAGCTAGCGGAGCGGATGAAGCCTCGTCAATCAGATGTCAAGACCCGCAACAAACTCGCCAGAAATGGAATCGTGATGACGAGAACCAATGGATCTATTGGCATTTCAACTACCCGCAtgctcaaggctgctgccaagAGAGACGAAGCGAGCTCACAAAAGACTGTTATGGGCATTTCGGCACCCGAG CTTGCGAGAGACTACCTAGGCTGGGGAAGTCAAAACTACGACACATCCAAGAGCGGTCAAGATAAGCATACAGCAGAG TGGCTTCACATCAGCGCCTTTTCCTTTGGCGGACTTACCGACGGGCCAAAGGCGTGGGAAACAAGCCAAATCCAACCCAACATGATGCTTGGCACATGGGAAATGAACTCTTGGATGCTACGATGCGAGGCTGCCTTTCAAGCGCTGTTCAAACTGGAGCGCGAGTTCAGAAAAGGTCTCACCAACCAAATCGAGGTGCTTGGCGTCTTACGCTTCGAATCATTCGATCCTCCCGAGCCAAATGAAAAATCTTGGTTTGACAAGTGTGACTGGATCCATTTTAAAATGCAGTGGGAACTCGAGATGCAAGGAAAGTCTCATCTCCTTGATAGAGACTTCCTAGCCGTGGCCTTGACGATGAACCCTTTCAAGAGATCCTGCTTCACTAAGGGCGAAGCTATGGTCGACATGGCCTTGCTCAAAACCATCTTCAATCGCAAGGAAGAGGGCTTACTCAGGACGATGAGTATTCAAACGCTTGAAGCAGGTTCCGGGTTGCCCATTCGTATGGGCAAGCAAGATGATGGAAGGGCCGATGAGGTGCTTCTAACAGATCTTGAAACCCAACTTGTTTTGTCACACAACATCAACCGACTAGATTCAACTGAGGGCCTCCAATCTCAATTTCTCCAGCATAGAGACTCTCTCTTCACGGCCGATAACGctgagattgttgagatgaggaTCTTCGAAAACCCACGTAAAGGAGATACGGTTGTTGTAGGAGGGATCCCCTTGCAGAATACCAGACTGATTGTCCCGAATGACCAGGGCAAGTACGCAAACCTCCCTGTCACAGTTCGGGGTGCCAACTACTCTGGCAATGAGACTGGGCTACTTCTGGTACCAGCCGCCCGAGAAGGCCAAATCACCGTAGCCCAAGCATCAAAGACGAAGCCTATCCTGATATTATCCTCGTCTCCACGCCTCGACATGGAGGTTATTGAGCCCTCAATCGCTACTGTCTCTCAGGTAGCTGAGCTAGCCACCCAGACCTTTGGAGAGGCTGGCACATTGGCCGCTGAAGATTGCGTCCTTCAAGCTGACGTTCAAAACCTGTTTGGGATTCCCGGTCTTAGTGGCGAGCTGTTGAGTATTCAGAGCTCAAATCCTCAGGACCCCATACAAGAGAAGGTCAAACCCTACCTCAGCGGCTCTGCTGATGGTTACATTAAGACCCTGTTTCCCTCGCTCAACAGCGATATAGTCCAGAGGCTACCGATAGATAACGTTGAGTTTACGTACTCGAACAAGTTGGATGACTTTCATAACCCGGAGGGACTATCACTGAGCGCTGACATTACCTTTACCGGACCCCTAAGCCCCGTTAATGAGCTTTTACAGTTTGTCTACAGCGGTAACGAGAAGAACACACCGCCAACAAAACTCCGAGTCAAGGCGCGACTGAGTTCAGAAAGAAACTGGCGTGCACCGCTAGAGTTGAACAACTTTGCATTGCGAGGCTCCGTTGATCAATCGCTTTGGCTTGGAGATATGATAAGGTTCCGAAAGGTCGGCGTAGAAGTATCTGTAATCAGCATTTCATCGCTTGACCACGACAAGACAACCTGGAAGCTCGGGTATGGGTTATTTGGAGAGCTTGAGATCTGCAAGCCTTCAAAGAATGGTCTGCCACTAACCGTCAAGTACTGGATGAGAAAGATTGGCGACACCTACAGTCTTAGCATGGCCCTTTCGTCGCCAGAATGGACTTCCGTCTTTGGTATTGAGAATCTTGAT GAGTCGAGTTTCATGCCTCGATAG